Proteins co-encoded in one Salvia splendens isolate huo1 chromosome 4, SspV2, whole genome shotgun sequence genomic window:
- the LOC121798306 gene encoding S-adenosylmethionine decarboxylase proenzyme 4-like yields the protein MAASGFEGFEKRLELRFSGSPCKKGLRCLDFSKIEKVLHAVQCTVVSAVGNTHFDSYVLSESSLFVYPTKIIIKTCGTTQLLKSVRPLVDHASTLGLTVRGCSYTRGTFIFPAAQPYPHTTFKDEVLYLEENLPKTLSIKKAAVMTSKSLHKWHVFTACADNYKDDGLFTVEICMTDLDPVLARNFFRRFNDARTGDSAGQEMTDAAGIRSVNRNALICDYAFDPCGYSMNGIDGSRYSTVHVTPEDGFSYASFESVYATREEFVEALQKVVKVFHPGAMSVSTTGREEAWRGVAKALEPLGQRIRSRAADEFPDAGTVVFQTFTSRRK from the coding sequence ATGGCGGCCTCGGGGTTCGAAGGGTTCGAGAAGCGGCTCGAGCTCCGCTTCTCCGGCTCGCCCTGCAAGAAGGGCCTCCGCTGCCTCGACTTCTCCAAAATCGAGAAAGTCCTGCACGCGGTGCAGTGCACGGTGGTCTCGGCCGTGGGGAACACGCACTTCGACTCTTACGTACTGTCAGAGTCAAGCCTGTTCGTGTACCCCACAAAGATCATCATCAAGACATGCGGGACCACCCAGCTCCTCAAATCCGTCCGCCCATTGGTGGACCACGCGTCCACCCTGGGCCTCACCGTCCGCGGGTGCAGCTACACCCGCGGCACCTTCATCTTCCCCGCCGCCCAGCCCTACCCCCACACCACCTTCAAAGACGAAGTCCTCTACCTCGAGGAGAATCTCCCCAAAACCCTCTCCATCAAAAAGGCCGCCGTCATGACCTCCAAATCCCTCCACAAATGGCACGTCTTCACCGCCTGCGCAGACAATTATAAGGATGATGGTCTATTCACGGTAGAGATTTGCATGACCGACCTGGACCCGGTTCTGGCCAGAAACTTCTTCCGCCGGTTCAATGATGCCAGAACCGGGGACTCGGCCGGGCAGGAGATGACGGACGCCGCCGGGATCAGGAGCGTGAACCGGAACGCGCTCATCTGCGACTACGCCTTCGACCCGTGCGGCTACTCCATGAACGGGATCGACGGCAGCCGCTACTCGACCGTCCACGTCACGCCCGAGGACGGCTTCAGCTACGCCAGCTTCGAGTCGGTCTACGCAACCCGGGAGGAGTTCGTGGAGGCTCTGCAGAAGGTGGTCAAGGTCTTCCACCCCGGGGCGATGTCGGTCTCCACCACCGGGCGGGAGGAGGCGTGGAGAGGGGTGGCGAAGGCCCTCGAGCCGCTAGGGCAGAGAATCAGGAGTCGGGCGGCCGACGAGTTCCCGGATGCTGGAACCGTCGTTTTTCAAACGTTTACATCTCGCCGGAAGTAG